In Flavobacterium piscisymbiosum, the sequence TTAGGATCGGTTTCGTAATCAGATATAATCTTGTTACTGAAGCGGGTATAAAAAGCCGTTGTTTCGATCCCTATAAAAGTTCCGTTTGCAAAATTAATCTTCTGAATATAATTCAGGTTTGCATTTACAGATCGTTCCGGTTTCAAATCACTTTTTATCACCACATCTCTGGAACCCGTAAGCGCTGCGTGATCTTCAGTAAATAAATTTACAACACGAAATCCGGTTCCGGCATTCAAACGGAAAATAGTATTTTCATTCGTTTTCCATCTGTAAGCTACTCTTGGCGTATAAATCGAACCGTGAATCGAGTTGTAATCGTAACGCATTCCTAACAAAACCTGACTTTTCGGCGAAAGCGTAATTTCATCCTGAACAAAAATTCCCGGCAACCAGGTACTTTCGGCTTCTTTTGTAGCAGTTGTGTTATCGTCGTAATACGAATATCGGGTGGCGATTCCGGCAAGGAAATCATTTCGGCCTATCTTTTTATCCCAGGTTAGTTGCAGGAAACCTATTTTCTGGTTTGCAATGTATGATGTTGTTCCGTAGCGGCTATCCTGATAATGCACGTTTCCGGAAAAGGAAAGCATTAGTTTTTCTTCGAATGGCAATTGATAACTTCCTATCAATTCGCCTCTTTTGGTATATATGCTTTCTCTGTAAATTTCGTCGCCGCCACGGTATTTTTTATCCCAACGCACATCTCCACCCCAGCGATCTTCATACATTCCGCGTGCTGCGATACTAAACAAACGGTTATTTTCTCTTTGAAAATTCCACTTATTAAAAACCGAAATTCTTTGCGAAAGCGTCACATCTGTAAAACCGTCTTTGTCTTTATCGACAACCTGATTGTAATCGAAGTAATTAATTCCTAAAAGTGTTGTTGCTTTTTTGGTGGGATTAAATTTCATTCCCAAATCGACATTGGTTTCTAAATATGAAGTCGTGAAAACATCTGCCGAAAACAAAGGAGCATTGGTTGGATTTTTAGTAATAATGTTGATTAAACCTCCCACAGCTTCACTTCCGTACAAGGAAGAAGCCGGACCTTTTACAATTTCAATTCTTTCGACCAAAGAATTCGGAATTCCGGATAAACCATAAACCGTCGAAAGACTGCTCACAATTGGCATTCCGTCAATCAAAACCAAAGTATATGGACCTTCCAATCCGTTGATATGAATATCACCCGTATTGCAAACGCCACAATTGAGCTGTGGCCTAACTCCATTGATGTTTTGAAGTGCTTCGTAAATACTTGGAGTTGGATTCTTCTTGAAAAAAACCGGCGAATAAACCTCAACCGGAACAGCACTTTCCAATCGTTTCACGGCTTTTAAAGTTCCTGAAACTACAACTTCGTTCAGCTGATTTTCGTTATCGGTTAATTCAAAATCATAAGATTGAATGGAATCTTTAATAACTTCTATTTTCTTCTTTATAGTTTGAAAACCTACCTGAGAAACCTGAATAGTATAATTTCCAACCGCAACATTTTCTAATTTATAATACCCTAAACTATCTGTAACTGTTTTGTGTTTTGTTCCCATTAAATGAACATTCACCAACTGTAATTTATGGCCTTCGCCCGAGATATATCCGGAAATATTTGAAGTTTCTTGTGCGAATGAAAT encodes:
- a CDS encoding TonB-dependent receptor; translation: MKKLFLILLLFGLQISFAQETSNISGYISGEGHKLQLVNVHLMGTKHKTVTDSLGYYKLENVAVGNYTIQVSQVGFQTIKKKIEVIKDSIQSYDFELTDNENQLNEVVVSGTLKAVKRLESAVPVEVYSPVFFKKNPTPSIYEALQNINGVRPQLNCGVCNTGDIHINGLEGPYTLVLIDGMPIVSSLSTVYGLSGIPNSLVERIEIVKGPASSLYGSEAVGGLINIITKNPTNAPLFSADVFTTSYLETNVDLGMKFNPTKKATTLLGINYFDYNQVVDKDKDGFTDVTLSQRISVFNKWNFQRENNRLFSIAARGMYEDRWGGDVRWDKKYRGGDEIYRESIYTKRGELIGSYQLPFEEKLMLSFSGNVHYQDSRYGTTSYIANQKIGFLQLTWDKKIGRNDFLAGIATRYSYYDDNTTATKEAESTWLPGIFVQDEITLSPKSQVLLGMRYDYNSIHGSIYTPRVAYRWKTNENTIFRLNAGTGFRVVNLFTEDHAALTGSRDVVIKSDLKPERSVNANLNYIQKINFANGTFIGIETTAFYTRFSNKIISDYETDPNKIIYDNINGYAISQGISTNVDLNFTNGLKFILGATVLDNKNVQDGISERPFLTENFTATWSVSYKIEPWNLLLDYTGNVYSPMKLPLLSDLDPRDPNSPWYSIQNIQFTYFGWKNFELYGGVKNLLNFTPKRNNPFLISRTNDPFDKNVQYDAAGKVLVTPDNPYGLTFDTTYVYGQNQTIRGFFGLRYTLR